The Henckelia pumila isolate YLH828 chromosome 2, ASM3356847v2, whole genome shotgun sequence genome includes a window with the following:
- the LOC140878331 gene encoding uncharacterized protein, whose amino-acid sequence MVGWCFRRFEYQPRSCIPGLWVRPNLDSNETEEADDEVVIPAEGFSFFSMDQAIKSLTKSELRRSGVDANMMEKMVLIRRWTHVDCQPWCSFKAIQIWPLRREGDCSSEIETGCAVAGTRRRRWWLRGGRPMKAGDKISLAEVRACIEKNEKTPSKTSRKESPVDRGNHNSQGIPRRRNSPRPSDRVNRSGPPSKNTDTRDRRNGGKRNDADRDTRIRENANGRINPKRRRDDERTIPPDTREGRHLFLEGVNHKNNAGSFWDLKDPEIGWRIGANLIGDHDRLHLLPQPIEVLTRSLASSAFQILSLAQTFQFREERSQNSDKRLDEEVTSLRGECKRLGEEATKARDDFLKSQKELEEKSKKYDAMCKDMELLRGKYSHESETGETFLNSSIGKNLLRSTGEKAIEGYQASTAFRDEVIQRAIVIHDEVVVDCRKELRDTQLVPEEIIMMIHPKIPEPRTARVEDDSDPPLGNLLGGLGDEEMIEALRSNF is encoded by the exons ATGGTGGGGTGGTGTTTCCGGCGATTCGAGTACCAGCCACGGAGTTGCATCCCCGGCTTGTGGGTGCGTCCAAATCTGGACTCGAACGAGACTGAGGAGGCGGACGACGAGGTGGTCATTCCAGCGGAGGGCTTTTCGTTTTTCAGCATGGATCAAGCTATCAAAAGCTTGACCAAATCTGAACTTCGAAGAAGCGGCGTGGACGCAAACATGATGGAAAAGATGGTGCTGATCCGACGATGGACTCACGTCGATTGCCAGCCATGGTGTAGCTTCAAAGCTATCCAAATCTGGCCTTTACGGAGAGAGGGTGATTGCTCGTCGGAGATAGAGACCGGCTGTGCAGTGGCGGGAACTCGCCGGAGAAGGTGGTGGCTGCGCGGCGGTCGGCCGATGAAGGCTG GTGACAAAATAAGTTTGGCGGAGGTTCGCGCTTGCATAGAGAAAAACGAGAAAACTCCGTCAAAGACCTCGAGAAAAGAGTCACCAGTGGATCGAGGTAATCACAATTCCCAAGGGATTCCAAGGAGGAGGAATTCTCCTAGGCCATCCGACCGTGTCAATCGTTCTGGTCCTCCATCTAAAAATACTGACACTCGTGACCGAAGGAATGGTGGTAAAAGAAATGATGCTGACCGTGATACCCGTATTAGGGAGAATGCTAATGgtagaataaatccaaaaagaAGACGtgatgatgaacgaacaattcctCCCGACACTCGTGAGGGTCGTCACTTGTTCTTGGAGGGTGTGAATCATAAGAATAATGCTGGttctttttgggatttgaaGGATCCAGAGATTGGTTGGAGAATCGGAGCTAATCTAATTGGAGATCATGACAGGTTGCATCTGCTGCCTCAGCCTATCGAAGTATTAACTCGGTCTCTTGCCTCGTCTGCCTTCCAG ATTTTATCGCTTGCCCAAACTTTTCAATTTCGAGAAGAGAGATCCCAAAATTCTGATAAGAGATTGGATGAAGAAGTAACGTCATTAAGGGGAGAGTGCAAAAGACTCGGCGAGGAAGCTACTAAGGCACGAGATGATTTTCTCAAGTCGCAAAAGGAGCTTGAAGAGAAATCCAAAAAGTATGATGCAATGTGCAAGGATATGGAGCTACTTAGGGGAAAATATTCCCATGAATCGGAGACCGGTGAGACTTTTCTCAATTCATCAATAGGCAAGAATCTCTTGCGAAGTACCGGAGAAAAAGCAATTGAAGGCTATCAAGCATCCACAGCTTTTAGAGATGAAGTGATTCAGCGGGCGATTGTTATTCATGACGAAGTTGTCGTGGATTGTCGCAAAGAACTACGGGATACTCAACTAGTTCCGGAGGAAATTATTATGATGATTCACCCTAAAATTCCGGAGCCTAGAACTGCAAGAGTTGAGGATGACTCGGATCCTCCCTTAGGCAATTTATTGGGAGGTCTGGGTGACGAGGAGATGATCGAAGCTTTGCGTTCGAACTTCTAG